One part of the Desulfomonile tiedjei genome encodes these proteins:
- a CDS encoding DUF169 domain-containing protein, whose amino-acid sequence MTPEEIKWSKWTRSLEGLLRLKTFPVGLKLLENSEELTANPWVRRPPEKLSLCQLITIVRTFDWTIGATAEDLVTPQCASMLGLAELPRFITEGTMRNIVWLEKKEDAALCESVIQRIPYGKYKAFLMAPTAYDPFVPDIVLIYANPAQMSVLINAIQYDKFERLVFYSVGESSCSDVIGRCFVDRVPALSIPCFGERRFGHAADDELAIGLPAEDCARILANLETLYKKGIRFPISQYGAQVSPWPALNAVYQFPQKSEE is encoded by the coding sequence ATGACCCCTGAAGAGATCAAGTGGTCGAAATGGACCAGAAGTTTGGAAGGGCTGCTAAGGCTGAAAACTTTCCCCGTGGGGCTGAAACTTCTGGAGAATTCTGAAGAGCTTACGGCAAATCCCTGGGTGCGGAGACCCCCTGAGAAACTCTCTCTGTGCCAATTGATCACGATCGTGCGAACCTTTGACTGGACAATAGGCGCGACCGCGGAGGACCTTGTAACCCCGCAATGTGCAAGCATGCTGGGGCTTGCGGAGTTGCCGCGGTTCATTACCGAAGGCACTATGCGGAACATTGTCTGGCTGGAAAAGAAAGAGGACGCGGCATTATGTGAGTCGGTAATTCAGCGAATACCTTACGGAAAGTACAAGGCCTTTCTGATGGCGCCTACAGCCTATGATCCCTTTGTACCGGACATTGTCCTCATCTATGCAAACCCTGCCCAAATGTCTGTTTTGATAAACGCGATACAGTATGACAAGTTCGAGCGCCTGGTATTCTACTCTGTGGGCGAGAGTTCTTGCTCCGACGTTATCGGCCGCTGTTTCGTCGACAGGGTCCCCGCGCTATCAATTCCCTGTTTCGGTGAGAGACGTTTCGGACATGCTGCGGATGACGAACTGGCAATCGGGTTGCCCGCTGAAGATTGCGCTCGCATCCTGGCCAACCTGGAGACCTTGTACAAGAAAGGGATTCGCTTTCCCATATCCCAGTATGGAGCGCAGGTCAGTCCGTGGCCGGCCTTGAACGCCGTGTACCAATTCCCTCAGAAATCTGAGGAATAA
- a CDS encoding manganese efflux pump: MDAFAVAAVVCSGLCVHTARHTFRLTWHFGLFQFLMTVIGWFGAAGVAAYTLGLNHWIAFGLLTLLGANMIRQSRHPESRTEGYDPTRGWSLVGLSVATSIDALAVGVSLSLIGMHVWSPALLIGVAALVMTFIGTRLGRHAGIYFGGWAERIGGIVLIVIGVRILVQGLGKA; the protein is encoded by the coding sequence CCGTCGCCGCGGTTGTTTGCTCAGGACTTTGCGTTCATACGGCCAGACATACTTTTCGGCTCACTTGGCATTTCGGCCTTTTTCAGTTCTTGATGACCGTCATCGGATGGTTCGGCGCCGCGGGTGTTGCCGCGTACACTCTGGGCCTCAATCATTGGATCGCGTTCGGGTTGCTGACCTTGCTGGGGGCCAACATGATCCGGCAATCACGCCACCCGGAGTCGCGGACTGAAGGGTATGATCCCACCAGGGGGTGGAGTCTTGTAGGCCTTTCGGTCGCGACGAGCATAGACGCTCTGGCTGTAGGGGTTTCGCTGAGCCTGATCGGCATGCATGTCTGGTCGCCTGCGCTTCTGATCGGGGTGGCAGCCCTTGTGATGACATTCATCGGGACCAGGTTGGGAAGGCACGCCGGGATCTATTTTGGAGGCTGGGCGGAACGTATTGGAGGAATAGTCCTGATCGTTATCGGCGTGCGAATATTGGTCCAAGGCCTGGGCAAGGCCTGA
- a CDS encoding DUF2889 domain-containing protein: protein MLTYSRVKSIGVQVQGEDLRVVSGVLEDELYAMECELVINWPKLAIESVQTRMKRFTTKRCPLAQKVFSRAEGWTLDADLDGKIKKEIGRYGCRHMAVLMVDCCRSVAVAELARELGATLDKEPGLDRKRFLEQFYDRHPSLVDYLRLQ, encoded by the coding sequence ATGCTTACATATTCTCGCGTGAAATCCATCGGTGTGCAGGTGCAAGGCGAGGACCTTCGCGTGGTTAGCGGCGTCCTCGAAGACGAACTGTATGCAATGGAATGCGAACTGGTTATTAACTGGCCGAAACTGGCCATCGAGTCGGTTCAGACCCGAATGAAGCGGTTCACCACCAAACGCTGCCCGCTTGCCCAAAAGGTGTTCTCTCGGGCTGAGGGATGGACCCTGGATGCTGACCTTGATGGAAAGATCAAGAAAGAGATAGGCAGATACGGCTGTCGCCACATGGCCGTATTGATGGTGGATTGCTGTCGAAGTGTCGCAGTCGCGGAATTGGCCAGGGAACTGGGGGCCACTCTTGACAAAGAGCCTGGTCTGGACCGAAAACGGTTCTTGGAGCAATTCTATGACCGCCATCCATCACTGGTAGACTATTTGCGACTTCAATAA
- a CDS encoding PHP domain-containing protein — protein MILDLHVHTTLHSPCSAMSPDEMMIAAKNAGLDGICITEHNRIWNHEQAAELSRKHGLAVFRGMEVTTTGGDILVFGLEEEPEGLVSPARLKKKVDAASAVAFAAHPFRGFLLFGFGALDMGLDDAILNPTFAQVHGLEVCNGRVTAEENNFARRVAEAMGLLGIGGSDAHEPGSVGSCVTKFEDSIEDEKQLVQALLSGRFTTNTMR, from the coding sequence ATGATTTTGGATCTTCATGTCCATACAACGCTCCATTCCCCATGCAGTGCCATGTCGCCTGACGAAATGATGATTGCCGCAAAAAACGCGGGTTTGGACGGCATCTGTATCACCGAGCATAACCGCATCTGGAATCATGAACAAGCCGCGGAGTTGAGCCGCAAGCACGGTCTGGCGGTGTTTCGCGGAATGGAAGTCACGACCACCGGCGGAGACATTCTGGTTTTCGGATTAGAGGAAGAGCCTGAAGGCCTGGTGAGTCCGGCAAGGTTGAAAAAAAAGGTGGATGCCGCCTCCGCGGTGGCATTTGCAGCGCACCCGTTTCGAGGCTTCCTCCTCTTTGGATTTGGCGCCCTGGACATGGGGTTGGACGATGCTATCCTCAACCCTACTTTTGCGCAGGTTCACGGCCTTGAGGTCTGCAATGGCCGCGTTACCGCGGAAGAAAACAATTTCGCCCGGCGGGTGGCCGAAGCCATGGGTCTTCTGGGGATCGGCGGCAGCGACGCCCATGAACCCGGATCGGTCGGGAGTTGTGTGACCAAATTCGAGGACTCTATAGAGGACGAAAAGCAGTTGGTGCAAGCTCTGCTCAGTGGCCGCTTCACAACAAATACCATGAGATGA